A segment of the Oscillatoria salina IIICB1 genome:
CTGTACCTTCGTAATATAGTAATTTACCTGTATAATCTCTTACTGCACGAGCATTTTCCGAAACCCAAATTTTTTGACCATCTTGACGATTAACTAAAGATTCAAAGCCTTCAACAGCATCATTTGCTTCCATTGCTTCGACAAATTCCCGACGGCGGTTAACGTCAACATACAATTGTTGCGAAACATCTGTTAAACTAGCAATTAACTCTTCTGGCGAATCATAACCGTAAATTTTTGCCAACGCTGGATTTGCACTGATATACTTCCCATTAGGTGTAGTTTGAAAAATTCCTTCGATCGCATTTTCCACCAGATGGTGGTATCTTTGTTCGGCGAGTTGCAGTGCTTCTTGAGTTTGCTTACGATACATTAGCGCAGCTAACTGAGTTGCAACTGCATGAATTAATTCTAACAAATGCTGTTGTTGAGTCACCGCATTTTTCTTATAAAAAACCAAAATAGCAATTACTTCATTTTCGAGCAGAATAGGAATGCCAAAAGCGGCTTTTAAACCAACCTTAACTGCTAATTGGGAACGAGAATAAACCGATCCCGAACAACTAGAAATATTTTCAATCCATTCTGGTTTTTTTGATGACCAAATTCGTCCTACTAATCCTTGTTGGTGAGTAAAAGTCAACCGATAACTTTCCTGGCGAAATTCATAAAAACGAAGCTCGCTAGCGTACCATCCTTTAGTAGAAATTAAGACGCTATTATTTGTACTAGGAATCCAAGCTTCAGCGAAATCCCAACCAATTGCTGTACATACTAAACTCAAAACTACTTTTAAGGCTGATTGAAAGTTTTCAGCGCGAGAAATTGCTTGAGTTGTTGCCAGTAATAAACGTACTTCAAATTCAGCCCGCCTTCTTTCTTTAATTTCTCTTTCTAGTTGCTTATTTTTATCTGCTAATTTTTTTGCTTGTTGTTTAATTTTTTCGTTCAAAAAATGGATCTTTAATTGGTTTTCTACCCGCGCTAAAACTTCTTCCGTATAAAAAGGCTTACTAATATAGTCTACTGCCCCCATTTTAAAAGCTTTAACTTTATCTGTGGTTTCCTTTAAAGCACTAATAAAAATTATCGGAATTTCTTTAGTTAAATTGTTAGATTTTAACCTCTGACAAACTTCGTAACCATCCATTTCTGGCATATTAATATCGAGTAAAACTAAATCGGGGGGATCATTTTGAGCTGCATTAAGTGCTATTTGACCGTTAATAGCTTTTTTGACCCTATAGTTGGACTTTTCTAACATTTTTGCTAAAAGGCGCAAATTTTCAGGCATATCGTCAACAATTAAAATAATTTTTTGCTCGCTATATTCTTCTTCGATCATTCTTTTACTGCTAAGGATTAGCTTTCAAATGTTGGTAAAATTCCAAGCCGTTTATTTCGGGCATACCGATCTAAAATAGATAAATGTTTGATAAGGATCGTAACCTTGTAGAGAGGTTAAATGCAACATCTCTACATTACACCTGTAGCATTTTTGATTTAATTTTGTTGTCAAGCCTATAACTCTACTACTAGAGTAAAAAATAACCGATAGCACTGGCAGAATAGTTGGCAGCGAAATCGGTTTTAGGAATAATTCTCAATTATGCTCAAAAAAATTTCCCGACTTACCACAAAGTCAGAGTAGCGATCGCCCGCCGAACTCTACCCATTCTCTCATAGCCTAGGGTGCGAGGTATCGAGAGCTTGATGGTTGAAATTCCGACCAAGCAAAGCAAACCCTTTGATAAGATTCAGGTGGAGCGATCGGGAGATTTTTCAAGTTAAAAAATGAAACTTTTTTACCCGATTCCAAAAGCAAGATTACATCCTGTTCGGGATTATAGTTATCCACGGCTTCTAAAATATGACCGTTCACGTGGTGTCCTTGAAGAATTACCGTATCGGGTGTAGCTAACCAAGCATTTAAGAAAGCAGCCAAACGAGTACGAGGTACAAAATGAGACTTAAAAGTTTCGCCAAAGCGATCGAGTAAAGGGGAATTAGTCGTACAAACAACTACCCCCCGTCCTGTTTTTAAATAGCCATTCCAGGCGTTATAACCAATAATCAGTAAATTAGTTTCAATTAACGCCTGTTGCCAATTCTCTTCGTTAAGATTTGAGTTCATCACGTAATTCTTTAGCAGCTTCGACCATATTTTTCAAAGCAGGAACTACCTCCTCCCAACATCTGGTTTTAAGTCCGCAATCGGGATTAACCCAAATTTGCTGTAGGGGAAGATTAGCAATACCTGCTTTTAATTGGCTAACCAATTGTTCTGTCGTCGGGACAACAGGAGAGTGAATGTCATAAACTCCGTTGCCAATTTGATGAGAATAGCCTCCTTCGGTAACTTCTTGGAGAGTGCGATTATTGCTACGGCTATTTTCAATAGAAATTACGTCAGCATCGAGACGTTCGATATCTTTGATAATGTCCCCAAACTCGCAATAACACATATGAGTATGGATTTGGGTTTCTGGTGCAACACTTGCAGTCGCCAGTCGAAAAGCATCTACAGCCCAAGATAAATAGTCACTCCAGCGTTCTAATTTTAAAGGTAAACCTTCTCGTAGTGCAGGTTCATCTACTTGAATTATTCTCGCCCCGGCTTGTTCTAAATCTGCTACTTCTGATCGTAAGGCTAAAGCAATTTGAAAGGCTTGATCGCGACGAGAAAGATCGTTACGGGGGAACGACCAATTTAAAATAGTAACCGGACCTGTTAACATACCCTTGACAGGTTTGGTGGTTAAAGCTTGAGCTATTTTATATTCCCTGAGTGTCATTGGCGCAGTGCGAACTACATCGCCATAAATGATTGGTGGACGTACATAACGGCTACCGTAGCTTTGTACCCAGCCATGTTCGGTAAAGGCAAAACCAGCCAATTGCTGACCGAAATATTCCACCATATCGGTGCGTTCAAATTCCCCGTGTACTAAGACATCTAAGCCGATTTCTTCTTGGATTTTGATACACTTAGCAATCTCAGCAGCGATCGCCTGTTGATATTCGGACTCAGTTATATTACCCTTCTTAAATTGCAAGCGTAATTTGCGGACTTCTTGAGTTTGGGGAAAAGAACCAATAGTAGTTGTGGGTAAGGGAGGAAGAGGAATTTGTTTTGCGATGCGTAAGGAGTAGGATAGAGAACGTTGAAAGTCTTGAGGACTGAGGTTATCTACCTTGGCTTTGACTGCATCATTAGCAGGATTAAACTGATAGAAAGCTTCCCAGTTAGCATTAATTAAATCTTCAGTTAATTCTTGTTCTATCTGGGGATTATCTCCCGATAGAGTTCGGGCTAAAAATCTGACTTCCTGTAATTTCTGTTCGGCAAAACTCAACACATTTCGTAATTGTTCTGGCAGTTGTTTTTCCTTTGTTGCATCATAGGGAACAAACTGCAAAGATGCTGACGGTTGTAGAGAAATATTCGAGGTTAGAGTTTTAATTTCTGATAACAGAGGAAGCACTTTATCAGTGCGAATTTGCCAGATATTTCTTCCATCAACAATCCCTACTCCCAACCGCTTATCTTCGGGAAAACCATGCTGTTTGATTAAGTCTAAGTTATTTCCGCGAGTAAAATCTAAACTAATCGCAGCAACGGGTAATTCCCTCACCCAAGAATAACTTTCTCCCAAGTCATCAAAATAAGTAACGAGGTTGATGTCTATTCCTACTGTAGCTAATTCAGTATAAACAGTCTGGAAATGTTCTTTTAAACTAGGTGCATCCCCCAAAACTAAAGCTGGTTCGTGTAGTTGAACTTCCTCAATTCCCAATGCTTTTAATTCAGTTAACAAACTGCGGTAAAGGGGCAAGAGTAAGTTCAAAAATTCTCCTAATTCTACTTGTTCTAAACGACTCAAACGCAAGAGAGTAACAGAACCAATAATAATAGGAACGGCTTTATTCCCTAATATTGCTTGTCCCCTTTTTACTATGTCAATAAAGCCTGTAAAATCCGCTTTGGGGGTAATGTCAGAATTTATTTCTGGAACTAAATAATGATAGTTAGTATCGAACCATTTAGTCATTTCTAAGGCGGGGGTTCCTTCCTTCCCTCGTGCCATCGCAAAGTAACGTTCTAACCCCGTAAAAGCTTGAAATCTTTGCGGAATTAAACCCAAACGTACTGCCCAATCTAGCATCCGATCGTAAAGGGTAGCATCACCGATCCCAATGCGATCTATTCCGGCTTCTGCTTGGGTTTTCCAACTTGCTTCTTCTACTTCTTTTACAGTTTGTAATAAGGATTCTGCGGTTATTTTGTTACGCCAAAAAGACTCCAATGCTTTTTTAACTTCGCGACTTTTACCAATGCGGGGATATCCTATTGTTGCTGTAGAAATATTCATCGTGTTTCCTGAAAATTGATAATACATTCGGATAAATTCAGAATGGCAATTGCCTGCTGTAATCTGAAAGTTGAAAGGAGAGATGTGTTTTTTTAATTGTCCTTAGAGATGATGAGGAATTCTAGCAATAATTCCCTGTTTTAAAGGTTCGGGACGTTCTACCCAAGGCATTGCACCATCAGGTTTTTGACAATATAAACTGGCACAATCTAAGACAGCAGCAGAAGTTGTAGAGATCCTGTCAGCATCATGACTTAAATTACCAAAAACATAGGTAAACTTGCCTGGTGCGGTAAAAGCTACAACGCAGGAATGACTACAAGCACTCATACATTTTACAGACTCGATGGCGAATTTATCTGTTTGAGATCGCACTTGATTTTGTTGGTTTAGTTCTTCTAGTAGTTTTTCACCACCGCTAATACCTACTTTTTTTCCATCTTGCCAAGTGCTAGCACAAGTGGAACAGACGAGAATTTTGTGTTCGGTTTTCATTAATTAAGTTAGCTGCAAATATAGTGAAAATATCTGCTGAAAGTGATATTTGGCACTCAGTTAATTCTCTAGATTCGACACATCTAGAGGATTAGAAAGCGATTGGTCGAATTAAATTTAGCTTCTATCTACCCATCAAAAAGCCTACAATTCGTAGCGTAGTAGCAATAATTATGGGGCAGAAATTCTCTTGTTTTTGATGATAATAACATTTTCAACATCTGTACCTCGCAGATATATTCAGGGAATAGATTGACGTAGTATTTTACGTCTTTATTTTCATCGGCGGGCATTCTGACTGAGAGAAGTTTGATATTCTCATCACAGTTGCGGGACAGCGCCGGATTTACACCGAACTTTCCCCATTACTTCTAATGGCTGGTCTCCATTAGAACCGAGATTACCTGAATATATCATGCTTTTCTCAATTTCGGCAAGTCCATAATATTTGGGCGTAATTCCAATGAAAACAATTTTAAGAATTTGGCGATCGCCAGTTTCCTTGACACCGAAGCATTAGGTTTTGCCGATTGTCAACCAAGACGTGGAGAATAGTTCAGTCAGTGTTAGTAGCATGACAATTTGGATAGAAAAATAGATACAATGTAGATACGGATTAACGAGACAGATAATTATGTCAACTGTTGCTAAGTGGGGAAATAGTCTTGCAATACGCATTCCCAAAAATATAGCCGAAAAAATTAACTTAAAAGAAGGGACTGCTATTTCTATCACTGTCACCGACAACAATATAGTTATTACTCCTAAAAAAACTAAATATACTCTAGAAGAATTGTTAGCAGGGACAAACAGTAAAGATTTTGATGGTGAATACGATGGGGGAGAACCTGTAGGTGAAGAAGTCTGGTAACAAAAAGTATACTCCCAATCGTGGCGATATTGTTTGGTTAGATTTTAATCCCCGTACTGGAAGAAAACAAGCGGGACATCGCCCTGCTATCGAAACAGCACCTATTTTTGTAATCGAAGAAATTTGTGCAAAATTAGAGCCTTGGATTTTTTAAATTTGATTAGTGAAAAAGTCGCGCTAGCGATCGCAACAAACCCGGTTTATTGTCTGGCAAAATATTATCCTAGCCCAAGGGGTGAAAGCAAAACAAATAGAGTTATGGAATAAATAATCTACCAGCCCCCATATACTGTTCGATGTCTAAAATAATTTCGATGAGTCGTTCAACACAACGTTCTCGATATTCAAATTCATCAAGACGCTCAAGATCGCTAATTGTTACCACAGGAAATGATTTTTCTGTATTCTCCTGTCGTATTACTTCTTCGAGCGAGTCATCGCCCTTCATATTACGATTGGCGGTAAGAATCATCATCTGATTTTCTTCAGCATAATCCCAAACCGTGCGATCTTTACTATCCATTGATAGTCCAACATCTCGAAAAGTCATAAATTGAATGGATAGTAATTTGAGCCAGCCTAATTTTGTCAAAATACCCAGAAAAACAAGCGCATAGCCATCCAAATTATAGTCAACCCAAAAAATCATTATTTCTCTGCGCTGCGCCTAGCTTTTTGCTTTTCAAGTTTTGCCCAAAGAGCAGAATCTTCTTGTTTGTGTGGCATTGCCGCAATTTGGTAAAATCGTTGACGATTACGATCTTCCCAATACTGACGAATCTCCTTTCTAGTTTGAAGAACTTCTTGATATTCAGCTTCTACCTGAGTTTTATTTGCTTGAATATAGGACAAAGCTACTTGAATTTGCTCATCGGTAAGATTAAATTTATCTCGAATAAGTTTTGGTGGATACTGAGCTTTTAACAAGTCAAAAATATCATAAAGACTGATGCGAGTGCCTGTGATAGTAAGTCCTCGCTCTGTGCGAACGATCGCTGGTTGTTGAGTAGGCTCTGGTATCATAATATTGAGAATTTTGTTACTTTTGAAAAAACTATGTCACACTTGAAGTCCTTACGGAAAACCTCGTTCATACTAGAAAAAAGTGCTTATGGAGCCGTTTTAAATGTCATCCCTACTTGAAAGAGTCACCATCAATCCCAGACAATGTGGCGGTCGTCCCTGCATTCGAGGTATGAGAATTCGAGTCTCAGATGTTTTAGATTTGTTTGCGGCAGGACTCAGCGCTGAAGAAATTTTAGCAGAAATGCCCGATCTAGAGGCAGATGATTTGAAAGCAGCACTTTTGTACGCATCACGTAAGCTTAATCATCCAGTGTTAGTAGTATAGCGATGAAGACGTTCGCATTGTAGTCGAACCAATTTTTTACTGGAAAAACCCTAGGTTATTATTAGAGTTAGAAGCAATTATCCTAAGAGCGACTGAATCTCCTTACAACGTCCAAATTTACCCCGAAAGGTTAAGCTATGCAAGCTAAACTTCAAGACCAACTTTCTCCTTGTGACGCTGAAGTAATTTTGCAACGTTTACCTGAGCGAATTCGAGATGCTTTGATCGCTCGTGCTATGGAAATAGAATATCCTATTGAAACAGTAATTGAAATGGCGATCGCTACTTTCCTCGACACCGAAGCATTGGGTTTTGCAGATTGCCAACTAGGACGTGGACAATAGTATAATGAAAGTGCTAAATTGCTTCTCGTCACCTTTAATGATAATATTCGTCGCAGCGACAAAAAAGCTACGGCAAATATTCAACGTTTTTAAAATATTCCAAATACAAATACCTTTCTGAGCAAACGTTTATGTTTTGGCAACCAATAAAAGACTTACCTTCAAACTGGCAAGTTCTAGCGAGTTCAGAAATGCCTCCTCTAGTTACTGTTTGGAACGAGCAAGCAGATCGTCTGCGTCAATCTGGTGAATTTCAAACTTTCAACGAAAAGCTACGCAGAGAAATAGCAATTGAAACTGGAATAATTGAGCGTTTATACACCATAGACCGAGGGATTACTCGTTTATTAATTGAACAGGGAATTAACGAGGCATTAATTCCTCATGGAGCGACAGATCGTCCAGTCAAACAAGTAGTTTCTATGATTAAAGATCAAGAAGCTGCCATAGAAGGATTATTTGATTTTGTAGGTGGACAAAGAATACTATCAACATCATACATAAAGCAGCTACATCAACTTCTAACTCAAAGTCAGGATAGTACAGAAGCTCTAGACCAACTTACGGGAAAAATAGTTCGTGTCTCTTTGATTAAAGGTGACTGGAAACGCCAACCTAACAATCCTCTGCGACAAAACGGTACTGTTCATGAGTATTGTCCTCCTGAACAAGTTATATCTGAGATGGATAAATTGATTGGACTACATCACCAACATCGTAACCAAAAAGTTCCTCCTGAGATCGAAGCTGCGTGGTTACATCATAGATTTACACAAATTCATCCATTTCAAGACGGAAATGGTCGTGTTGCTCGATGTTTAGCTAGCTTAGTCTTCATCCAAGCTAGTTGGTTTCCTTTAGTTCTTACCCGTGACAATCGCGCAGACTACATTGCAGCTTTGGAGAAGGCTGACGAAGGAGACTTATCGAGTTTAATTAATCTTTTTGCTAAAAGCCAAAAACAAGCTTTTTTGAGAAGCCTTGGTTTGTCGGAGCAAGTTCTATCAGAAGCACGACGAACTCAGGTGATTATTTCTTCGATCGCAGACAAATTAAAACGAACTCAGTCAGCCTCTATTCAGGATCGATGCAGGAAAGCTGAAAGCTATGCTTCGGATTTGTTTGAAATAGCTCTTAATCGCTTGCAAGAAGTTGCTGAGGAAATTAGTCTA
Coding sequences within it:
- a CDS encoding adenylate/guanylate cyclase domain-containing protein, whose translation is MIEEEYSEQKIILIVDDMPENLRLLAKMLEKSNYRVKKAINGQIALNAAQNDPPDLVLLDINMPEMDGYEVCQRLKSNNLTKEIPIIFISALKETTDKVKAFKMGAVDYISKPFYTEEVLARVENQLKIHFLNEKIKQQAKKLADKNKQLEREIKERRRAEFEVRLLLATTQAISRAENFQSALKVVLSLVCTAIGWDFAEAWIPSTNNSVLISTKGWYASELRFYEFRQESYRLTFTHQQGLVGRIWSSKKPEWIENISSCSGSVYSRSQLAVKVGLKAAFGIPILLENEVIAILVFYKKNAVTQQQHLLELIHAVATQLAALMYRKQTQEALQLAEQRYHHLVENAIEGIFQTTPNGKYISANPALAKIYGYDSPEELIASLTDVSQQLYVDVNRRREFVEAMEANDAVEGFESLVNRQDGQKIWVSENARAVRDYTGKLLYYEGTVSDITERKIAQEALTFQQKQTEELLLNILPAAIATRIKQGEANIADSFEDVSVLFADLVGFTEFGDRKSPAELVKVLNLIFSEFDQLAQKHGLEKIKTIGDAYMVVGGLPKPDPDCVEKIAEMALDMQFALAKLTSSVGEALSLRIGINIGAVVAGVIGKTKFIYDLWGDTVNVASRMEVYGIPGEIQVTQAVYNRLNQKFIFAKRGCISIKGKGEMTTYLIKGKRKSD
- the metE gene encoding 5-methyltetrahydropteroyltriglutamate--homocysteine S-methyltransferase, encoding MNISTATIGYPRIGKSREVKKALESFWRNKITAESLLQTVKEVEEASWKTQAEAGIDRIGIGDATLYDRMLDWAVRLGLIPQRFQAFTGLERYFAMARGKEGTPALEMTKWFDTNYHYLVPEINSDITPKADFTGFIDIVKRGQAILGNKAVPIIIGSVTLLRLSRLEQVELGEFLNLLLPLYRSLLTELKALGIEEVQLHEPALVLGDAPSLKEHFQTVYTELATVGIDINLVTYFDDLGESYSWVRELPVAAISLDFTRGNNLDLIKQHGFPEDKRLGVGIVDGRNIWQIRTDKVLPLLSEIKTLTSNISLQPSASLQFVPYDATKEKQLPEQLRNVLSFAEQKLQEVRFLARTLSGDNPQIEQELTEDLINANWEAFYQFNPANDAVKAKVDNLSPQDFQRSLSYSLRIAKQIPLPPLPTTTIGSFPQTQEVRKLRLQFKKGNITESEYQQAIAAEIAKCIKIQEEIGLDVLVHGEFERTDMVEYFGQQLAGFAFTEHGWVQSYGSRYVRPPIIYGDVVRTAPMTLREYKIAQALTTKPVKGMLTGPVTILNWSFPRNDLSRRDQAFQIALALRSEVADLEQAGARIIQVDEPALREGLPLKLERWSDYLSWAVDAFRLATASVAPETQIHTHMCYCEFGDIIKDIERLDADVISIENSRSNNRTLQEVTEGGYSHQIGNGVYDIHSPVVPTTEQLVSQLKAGIANLPLQQIWVNPDCGLKTRCWEEVVPALKNMVEAAKELRDELKS
- a CDS encoding DUF1636 domain-containing protein, with amino-acid sequence MKTEHKILVCSTCASTWQDGKKVGISGGEKLLEELNQQNQVRSQTDKFAIESVKCMSACSHSCVVAFTAPGKFTYVFGNLSHDADRISTTSAAVLDCASLYCQKPDGAMPWVERPEPLKQGIIARIPHHL
- a CDS encoding AbrB/MazE/SpoVT family DNA-binding domain-containing protein yields the protein MSTVAKWGNSLAIRIPKNIAEKINLKEGTAISITVTDNNIVITPKKTKYTLEELLAGTNSKDFDGEYDGGEPVGEEVW
- a CDS encoding type II toxin-antitoxin system PemK/MazF family toxin, which codes for MKKSGNKKYTPNRGDIVWLDFNPRTGRKQAGHRPAIETAPIFVIEEICAKLEPWIF
- a CDS encoding DUF5615 family PIN-like protein, with the protein product MIFWVDYNLDGYALVFLGILTKLGWLKLLSIQFMTFRDVGLSMDSKDRTVWDYAEENQMMILTANRNMKGDDSLEEVIRQENTEKSFPVVTISDLERLDEFEYRERCVERLIEIILDIEQYMGAGRLFIP
- a CDS encoding DUF433 domain-containing protein; this translates as MIPEPTQQPAIVRTERGLTITGTRISLYDIFDLLKAQYPPKLIRDKFNLTDEQIQVALSYIQANKTQVEAEYQEVLQTRKEIRQYWEDRNRQRFYQIAAMPHKQEDSALWAKLEKQKARRSAEK
- a CDS encoding DUF433 domain-containing protein, with amino-acid sequence MSSLLERVTINPRQCGGRPCIRGMRIRVSDVLDLFAAGLSAEEILAEMPDLEADDLKAALLYASRKLNHPVLVV
- a CDS encoding Fic family protein — encoded protein: MFWQPIKDLPSNWQVLASSEMPPLVTVWNEQADRLRQSGEFQTFNEKLRREIAIETGIIERLYTIDRGITRLLIEQGINEALIPHGATDRPVKQVVSMIKDQEAAIEGLFDFVGGQRILSTSYIKQLHQLLTQSQDSTEALDQLTGKIVRVSLIKGDWKRQPNNPLRQNGTVHEYCPPEQVISEMDKLIGLHHQHRNQKVPPEIEAAWLHHRFTQIHPFQDGNGRVARCLASLVFIQASWFPLVLTRDNRADYIAALEKADEGDLSSLINLFAKSQKQAFLRSLGLSEQVLSEARRTQVIISSIADKLKRTQSASIQDRCRKAESYASDLFEIALNRLQEVAEEISLSVQNIVSDAQVFTIPARTGDSRSYYHRYQVVETAKQLGYFANLRNYHTWIQLVINVETSTTILLSFHVLGHEYRGLLVCTGCAYRRDDSEEGERNLSDIQSLSDSPFQFSYADVEENLRERFKQWLEEIILTGLDYWNKSL